From the genome of Astyanax mexicanus isolate ESR-SI-001 chromosome 3, AstMex3_surface, whole genome shotgun sequence:
ctggagtgttactgctggacaccgtaAAAGGATGCCGTTCAATCATTCAGACAGACAACAGATCAGTGcgttgggtgggggcggggcagattacggcggaagtaggggtcaaacttactgccttaattaacttgcattaaaaaaatagtaaggcattactgattccaaattaacagtgcgcgttaatgctttaacgttgacagccctggGCATGGTAGTAgtgggaaaagtggacctgactattgttgtagaaaagaaaatgaaaggtgggtcaacacccacctctcgaccggggtacaactcccctgcgtgttcgtttgatagagagtcgcagacaggtggagtgaagttgaaagcaaaccaagtatttattacaaagtactgaatattcaggagaaccaacacATGAAAGACCATCTAACAGCcatcccagcataagttctgacccccctctgatctgactccatgtttataccccaaatgacgtgaaacctgctgatgaggcgttgctaaaatcatctcatgttagcgtGCGTAATTTCATgtgttagtgctcaagtttcacaggtctgatcagaccactagtgtttggccttgactgtatccagccggacagtgtggtattgtttcaataattagacagtgccgtcctccctatgtgcgcgtgtcCCTATCCCGCTTTGGGAGATGAAGAActtcaattcagttcgtacagagtgcactagccgATGATTGAttgttagtcagaaacatgcagtaaactaaatgcttcaagcataagctaTACGCGTCTCACAATGGGttctatatgttatatgttactgtgttagcagcgcgtggttagtccgccatataatagatcctatgtgttagtatacgccttatgtatcatgtgggttaatttgtcataataaagtctgtgtcagtcacatgcctgatcaaacaatgttttactatatatgtaaagaatatattgtgattattggttaatcttctatataaatgcgtgtaaaatacactgtgagtaataaagatgatcaaatataatgtgagtattggttatgcaatatagaatacaaggtttcacacaatgattatgtaattatagatactaagataagtaatcataactgaaagatatttgtcaataaacccaacgtataataaacagttactcttcactatCCAGGGCTCGAGTAGGGAgaggcccatgaaaatcctgatttttttttttttttttttgcgatggttttattattgaattgggccCTTCAATTAACTAAATGTTAATTAATCTTTCAAATACATTGATAACATCCACTGAGGAAATGAACTTTAGTCACAGTCCTCTCAACTTATTGGACATTCTGGGGGCCCCCTCTTGGAGGTGCAAAATGGTTTAGTCCGCCCGACAGCGAGCGGCGACAAGTGTAACGTCAGTGAGCCCAGATTGAATGATCTGTACGCTAGAGACATAATGCTGGCCAAAAAGCAGATATCAGTTAATAAACATATTtgtgattatgttttttttgccGTACATTTTGCCAGAGATTGTAGCTTTAAACCTTAattgataggggcccactgataTTGAGAACGTACAggacccagaatttgctgctacgcccctgccgGCAGCTCATAGTTTCTGCTTAGTTTTTGACAAAATAAAACTTTCTTGACTGTAGACAATAGAAATTAATATGCAGTTTGGACAAGGCTGGTGTATTAGGACTAATCATCAGTTTAGGGTGTGTGTGCAAAAATACACTaaacataaataatatttttattattaaaacactaTGCCCTACACAATTAAATAAACCTATAGCAATATGCACTTGGGGGCTTTTTGCATGCATCAGAAAATAGCTATTGAAATATGAATTAACCTCAACACAGAaagatattataatattatataatatataatattatataataattatataatatttatataattattataattatataatattttgctTTGCTTAATTTTTTAGGAAGAAGAATCAAACCTCAAACTAGAAGATCTCTTGAGAAAACTTGGTCTGGAGGGCAAATATGAGCAAACACTTTCCACAACTCACTTTCTTGATCTAACACCATCATTAATGGAGGAGTCCAACAAAGAAAAAGATCTTGTTCACACCTTCATGCAGCGGCTTTTAACAACAGATTACAAAGCAAGACACCTCTCTGTCAAATCTGAACCCAGAATAACAAAGTCTCAGCAGGCAGCTGGAAAAGCTGGCTTTGATGCTCTATTcgaaaaaaaagataagaaaacagaaaaaaaacaaagtcagaGTCATCCAATGGATGTTCAGATGGCAGTGTTCCTCTGTGCAGATCCCTTTCTTCAGCAGACCATGGTAACTAAGTTGTCTCAGTGTCAGTATGCAGTTCCTCTGCTGGTTCCAAATCCTTTTACTGGAAATATTGAATTCCCACTGTGGACGATGCGTCAGATCAGTAAAAGCTGGAAGAGCACAGATACTTCAGGCGAATTCACCAGTAAGACCCTGCCCATGTACAAAGCTGAAACTCCAATGGTGGCGTTCTTCAGGATTGGCTCCATTTCCTCATCCAAGTCTCAGCTGATGAACAGGCTGATCAATGAGAAGCACAACACGTTCTTCCACAGGGACTGTCCAGGCAGCAGCAGAGAGCATCTACTGATGGACGGAGTGGTGGAGATCGCCTGGTACCTCCCATCTGGGAATGGTTCTGATCATTTCTCAGACTGTGTAGCGTTCTGTAATCTACATGGAGATTCCAGCATCAACGAGACTCAGAGAAAGATTCTTACTGAAATGTCCTCTGTGAATATTGTACTATTACCTCAACCTGATCGGAATGACAACAAAATGGTAATTGTGAAGGAACTTTGGAAGTCTTCAACTCCACTTATTGTTATTCTGactgatgaagatgatgagggTGAAGATGATGTGTGTGAGATCGGAGACAGAAAATACAGAGTAACACTGAAGGGCAGAAATCAGTCTGATGTTTCTGTTGTGCTCAAACTTATCAAGAACTGCCTCTCAGAACAGCCTGTCACTTTTAGTCTTGAGAAGATAGCAGAACACTCAGAGATGAAGGTGGATGAGGATAATGAAGACTGTCAGAGAGGAAAGGAAGCTGCACAGGAGATAATGAGATTCCTGAAAGGAGAAGATCCATCAACAGTCAAAGGAAAGTACCTGCCCTGCCAGGGGAAACTGTGGCATGACTGGTGCAAAACAAACAAAGATCTTCGTCGTCTTAAAAGCAACAACATAGAAATAGAGGAAAGCAGAAAGCTAGAGGAAATGagggaaataagaaaaaaacagaagaaacatGGTTTCACTGATCTCATTGTGTCATTTGTAAGACAATTAAGATCACCATCAGacactgaaaaaaagtatttCCTCAAGTGGATGACAATCATGCTGGATGACTTTACTTCAGACACAATATCTGCCCATCAAAAATGGTCAGATGTGCCGGCTCTGAAAACACATGATAacctaaagaaaaacaaacacacttcAATAATGCATAGCTTTACAAAATTGACTCTGGAACATGACAAAACAAATAAATTGAGTGCTGAACATCTGAGCATAGAAAAAATCCTCAAAAAGCTTAACCCTGCTCCCTTTGGTTTGGAACACATGCTGAGAGAGGTGGGGCAGATTTATGAAGCTTCAGTCTCTGAACGAAGTGATACTGAAAGGAATAAGCATGGGATTCTTTGTTACCTTCCTGAACTTGCTGCTAAACTCATGCTTTCCGGCAATACACTGGAGCTGATGGATGGTGATGCTGCTCATGTTCCTCTGATCTGGGTTTCAGCAGTTCTGGATAAGGTAATAGAAAAACTTGGAGACCAGAGAGTCTTTGTGTTGTCAGTTCTGGGAATTCAGAGCTCAGGAAAATCCACCATGTTCAACGCCATGTTCGGACTCCAGTTTGCAGTCAGTGCTGGAAGATGCACCAGAGGAGCCTTCATGCAGCTGGTGAAAGTGTCTGATGAGATGAAGGAGGAACTGAAGTTTGACTACATTCTGGTTGTTGATACTGAAGGTCTCAGAGCTTTAGAGCTGGCTGGAAAAGACACCATACATCATgataatgaactggcaacatttgTTGTAGGTCTTGGAAACTTGACTTTGATCAACATCTTTGGAGAAAACCCATCAGAGATGCAGGACATTCTTCAAATTGTTGTTCAGGCCTTCATGAGGATGAAGAAGGTCAGACTGAAGCccagctgtgtgtttgttcatcagaatgttactgatgttgcagCTGGAGAGAAAATAATGGAGGGAAGAAGACGATTGCAAGACAGACTGGATGAAATGACCAAGTTAGCTGCAGAAGATGAAATGTGTGATGCAGAATGTTTCAGTGATGTCATTGCATTTGATGTACAGAAAGATGTGAAGTACTTTTCCCACCTCTGGGAGGGCAGCCCACCCATGGCTCCACCAAACCCACGCTACAGTGAAAATGTTCAGGAGCTGAAGAGAGACATTATTTCTCGCGCATCAAAAACAAACTGCATGAAATTATCACAGTTTCAGCAGCGAGTGAAAGACCTCTGGGAGGCTCTGCTGAATGAAAACTTTGTCTTCAGTTTCAGGAACACACTGGAAATATCAGTGTACAGGAAACTGGAGGAGGAGTATGAGAAATGGACCTGGAGTCTCAGGAGTGCCATGCTGAGTATTGAAGACACAATGCTAAACAGAATCTCCAGTGGAAAAGTGGAACCAGTGGGAAAACAAGAGTTGATGAGAGAAATGTCAGAGACACTGCAAAAAGTCCAAAcagcatttaaaaattattttgaagAAGACAGTGAAAAAGAAACTCTGATTCAGTGGAAAAGcagatttgagaaacaaatacaACACCTCCATGATGACCTAGTAGATGAGGCCAAAAGAAAACTGGATGACAACATCAAACagaaaaacattcagaaaaatcTGGATAAGCAGCTGAAAAATCATGAGAAGACCCTCTTTGAAAAGAGTAAAGAACTCGCTCTGAACATTAAAGAAGATGACAGTAAAAATAGAGACCCAGAAACAGAATTTGATTCAGTTTGGGGAAAGTGGGTCTCTGAATTAAGTAAAGATGTTCCAAAAATTAAAGATATAAACATCTCAAATGATGTTATTAACATTCTGGGAGAGTTTTATGAACATAGCCTTGTTGTTGGACAAAAGGAACATGCTGGTTTCAGATGGATTTGCACTGCTAGTGATCATGAAAACTATGTCTCAATCAAAAAGAACAGGATTGTAGGTGCTTTTCCTGTTTTGGAAAC
Proteins encoded in this window:
- the LOC111190336 gene encoding interferon-induced very large GTPase 1-like: MLREVGQIYEASVSERSDTERNKHGILCYLPELAAKLMLSGNTLELMDGDAAHVPLIWVSAVLDKVIEKLGDQRVFVLSVLGIQSSGKSTMFNAMFGLQFAVSAGRCTRGAFMQLVKVSDEMKEELKFDYILVVDTEGLRALELAGKDTIHHDNELATFVVGLGNLTLINIFGENPSEMQDILQIVVQAFMRMKKVRLKPSCVFVHQNVTDVAAGEKIMEGRRRLQDRLDEMTKLAAEDEMCDAECFSDVIAFDVQKDVKYFSHLWEGSPPMAPPNPRYSENVQELKRDIISRASKTNCMKLSQFQQRVKDLWEALLNENFVFSFRNTLEISVYRKLEEEYEKWTWSLRSAMLSIEDTMLNRISSGKVEPVGKQELMREMSETLQKVQTAFKNYFEEDSEKETLIQWKSRFEKQIQHLHDDLVDEAKRKLDDNIKQKNIQKNLDKQLKNHEKTLFEKSKELALNIKEDDSKNRDPETEFDSVWGKWVSELSKDVPKIKDINISNDVINILGEFYEHSLVVGQKEHAGFRWICTASDHENYVSIKKNRIVGAFPVLETLPYMEQCFEVDDQKLTQELISEVIEKTTEKVESFPVSVQGYSSVYIQEIVRDIKQRVQKFKPRDDSFEFKKEFFVDLSLYVCEQAEKRFVELHRKYREANDPVLYFEKKKAEYFNIFENYRKGATSAAVLGDQICVKLKETILQSVYSMTAKFICDQMRGKPPFNGNRGDLEKHILKTLAEQEGDKNEKFDTFMTYMNYPYYHFEIFTRDRVRQYMAAENPQAASVIKEHIDHKQRIIISAAEEARDEVKLISGDINKWLEIFSNSLVDELGDTRVHLSDDVTDYDVLVDVIKKELLVVVEELKANLCKLSDLKKEMFREKPEQILIKHFCRCCWEQCPFCGAVCTNSQENHTEKHQAEFHRSGGITGKHFRDTTEFSINVCTTKVATDNLEFSAGNPEKCYPYREFWTAGGKYAEWSISPDFSSLAYWKWFVCEFQENLENYHQKTFSGKGEIPSEWKKYTQSDAVASLGINV